A DNA window from Gigantopelta aegis isolate Gae_Host chromosome 4, Gae_host_genome, whole genome shotgun sequence contains the following coding sequences:
- the LOC121370319 gene encoding eukaryotic translation initiation factor 1A, Y-chromosomal-like — MPKNKGKGGKNRRRGKNENENEKRELVFKEDGQEYAQVTKMLGNGRLEALCFDGVKRLCHIRGKLRKKVWINGGDIILLGLRDYQDNKADVIQKYTPDEARNLKAYGELPENAKINEAIGDEELDDNVTFDFDGDDEDIDEI; from the exons ATGCCTAAAAATAAAG GTAAGGGAGGTAAAAACCGAAGGAGGGGAAAGAATGAAAATGAAAACGAGAAGAGAGAGTTGGTTTTCAAGGAGGATGGGCAAG AATATGCTCAAGTTACCAAGATGCTTGGAAATGGGCGGTTGGAAGCGCTGTGCTTTGATGGAGTAAAAAGGTTATGTCACATCCGAGGGAAGCTTCGTAAAAAG GTGTGGATCAATGGTGGTGACATCATATTGCTCGGTCTCCGTGACTACCAGGACAATAAGGCTGATGTCATACAGAAATACACGCCAGACGaagccagaaacttgaaagctTATGGTGAACTGCCAGAAAATG CTAAAATCAATGAGGCAATTGGTGATGAAGAACTTGATGACAATGTCACCTTTGActttgatggtgatgatgaagataTTGACGAG atttga